In Sebaldella termitidis ATCC 33386, one DNA window encodes the following:
- a CDS encoding S1 RNA-binding domain-containing protein — translation MNEFETLLNEYLPEEKKKGELIEGIILRKEKDFSYLDVNDKLEGKIYTNEIENLNVGEVVEVKIIRNDGENIIVSKFLLDKEKEFASYETGDIIQGEIIEKIKGGYKVKLGKNIGFLPFSISNLRRDDEYKNKKFKFLIIDKDTKNLTLSRSDLVKKEEEDFYQTVQKGDVLEGTIKEILDFGLIVDLGKTTGFIHISEVDWSSVKDLKHLFNANDKIKAKIIELDKENKKIKMSIKQMKEDPWNIFIAKYKTGDVLEAEVSEVMPFGIVVEHEHNRGFIHISEISWHPIEELSKCYSLGQKLKARIIEIDEKGRNYKLSVKQLDENPWDKLVENYKVGDTVEGVIEKILDFAILPSVDDVLGFIHISEISWGAHTGVIEQFKLGDTVKAKIIELNKDAKIFKLSIKRLSSDPWETVKDKYQKGQILEREIKEILDFALLVEMEENVEGMVHISEISYRRVNNLKEKFTVGEKIKFKILEFNEEKRRVSLSMKAILDDIWANIHDKYTLNQEVSGKVINIQEYGIFAELEDGLEVFIHRNDFSWEKEEHKEYKLGDIVNFRILKIDEKEKKISGGIKQLTQSPWKEMESMYKIGNKVKVSVENEIENGYIVKLTDRFSALIPKKELPENTTLAVGDTVEGIITEMHEKRKSVILSVKKISEMEEEKELKELLEIYGVKKEE, via the coding sequence ATGAATGAATTCGAGACGCTGTTAAATGAGTATTTACCGGAGGAAAAGAAGAAAGGGGAACTGATAGAGGGAATAATACTTAGAAAAGAAAAAGACTTTTCTTATCTAGATGTTAATGACAAGCTTGAAGGTAAAATTTATACCAACGAGATTGAAAATCTTAATGTGGGTGAAGTCGTAGAAGTGAAAATCATAAGAAACGATGGTGAAAATATCATAGTTTCTAAGTTTTTGCTGGATAAAGAAAAAGAATTTGCTTCATATGAAACAGGGGATATTATTCAGGGAGAAATAATAGAAAAAATAAAAGGCGGATATAAAGTAAAATTAGGGAAAAATATTGGCTTCCTTCCGTTTTCGATTTCTAATTTAAGACGTGATGATGAATATAAAAATAAAAAATTTAAGTTTTTGATAATAGATAAAGATACAAAAAATCTGACATTGTCAAGAAGTGATTTAGTAAAAAAAGAAGAGGAAGATTTTTATCAGACAGTCCAAAAGGGAGATGTACTGGAAGGAACAATAAAGGAAATTCTGGATTTCGGATTAATAGTAGATTTAGGAAAAACAACAGGATTTATACATATTTCCGAAGTAGACTGGTCATCAGTAAAAGATCTGAAACATTTATTTAATGCAAATGATAAAATAAAAGCCAAAATAATAGAATTAGATAAAGAAAACAAGAAAATAAAAATGAGTATAAAGCAAATGAAGGAAGATCCGTGGAATATATTTATAGCAAAGTATAAAACAGGAGATGTGCTTGAGGCGGAAGTGAGTGAAGTAATGCCTTTCGGTATTGTGGTAGAGCATGAGCATAACAGAGGGTTTATACATATTTCTGAAATAAGCTGGCATCCGATAGAGGAATTGTCAAAATGTTATTCATTGGGGCAAAAGCTGAAAGCAAGAATAATAGAGATAGACGAAAAGGGAAGAAACTATAAATTAAGTGTAAAGCAGCTGGATGAAAACCCTTGGGATAAGCTTGTCGAAAACTATAAAGTAGGAGATACAGTAGAGGGAGTAATAGAAAAAATACTGGATTTTGCAATACTTCCAAGTGTGGATGATGTACTCGGATTTATACATATTTCTGAAATATCATGGGGAGCACATACTGGAGTAATAGAACAGTTCAAGCTGGGAGATACTGTAAAAGCAAAGATTATAGAGCTGAATAAAGATGCTAAGATATTTAAGCTGAGTATAAAGCGTCTGAGCAGTGACCCGTGGGAAACTGTAAAGGACAAGTATCAAAAAGGACAGATTCTGGAAAGAGAGATAAAAGAAATACTGGATTTTGCACTTTTAGTTGAAATGGAGGAAAATGTGGAAGGAATGGTTCATATTTCTGAAATTTCATACAGACGGGTAAATAATCTGAAAGAGAAATTTACTGTAGGAGAAAAAATTAAATTTAAGATTCTTGAATTTAATGAGGAAAAAAGAAGAGTATCATTAAGCATGAAAGCTATTCTGGATGATATATGGGCAAATATACATGATAAATACACTCTGAATCAGGAAGTAAGCGGAAAAGTGATAAATATTCAGGAATACGGAATATTTGCCGAACTGGAAGACGGTTTGGAGGTATTCATACATCGTAATGATTTTTCATGGGAAAAGGAAGAGCATAAAGAATATAAGCTCGGAGATATAGTTAACTTTAGAATTCTGAAAATTGACGAGAAAGAGAAAAAAATCAGCGGAGGAATAAAACAGCTTACTCAATCACCATGGAAAGAAATGGAAAGCATGTATAAAATAGGAAATAAAGTAAAAGTATCTGTAGAAAATGAGATAGAAAACGGTTATATAGTAAAGCTCACAGACAGATTCAGCGCTTTGATTCCTAAAAAGGAGCTTCCGGAAAATACAACACTGGCTGTAGGAGATACAGTAGAAGGAATTATCACGGAAATGCATGAAAAAAGAAAGTCAGTTATCCTTTCTGTAAAGAAGATTTCTGAAATGGAGGAAGAAAAAGAATTAAAAGAGCTTCTCGAAATTTATGGTGTAAAAAAAGAAGAATAA
- the ispH gene encoding 4-hydroxy-3-methylbut-2-enyl diphosphate reductase has product MKLNIEIIRAEHMGFCFGVREAVDEVHRYVDMNRGQIYVLGMLVHNEFVIEKLLKKGVIFVSEEDVLNNNTPLKSGDIVIIRAHGTTQNVQKKLLEIGVKLIDMACIYVKSARDQVVIWEQRGYKSVFIGDKDHPEVKGITSYGIKPLIFGSLDELKQAELDINEKWVFLFQTTYNRFIFQEINDYIINRFINYKVVKTICGATHQRQSAIEKLAQEVDAVFIIGSEQSSNTKKLYQISKNLNEKSYLIENNDDIKKHMLDGVRKLGVSAGASTPEELIAIIENKIKELED; this is encoded by the coding sequence ATGAAACTTAATATAGAGATTATCAGAGCCGAGCATATGGGATTTTGCTTTGGTGTAAGGGAAGCAGTGGACGAGGTACACAGATACGTTGATATGAACAGGGGACAGATATATGTTCTGGGTATGCTGGTGCATAACGAATTCGTAATAGAAAAATTACTTAAAAAAGGTGTTATTTTTGTATCTGAGGAAGATGTATTAAATAATAATACACCTCTGAAAAGCGGAGATATTGTAATAATCAGGGCACACGGAACAACACAGAATGTACAGAAAAAGCTCCTGGAAATTGGTGTAAAGCTGATTGACATGGCATGCATTTATGTAAAGAGTGCAAGGGATCAGGTAGTGATCTGGGAGCAAAGAGGATATAAGAGTGTATTTATAGGAGATAAAGATCATCCGGAAGTAAAGGGAATAACCAGCTATGGAATAAAGCCCTTGATTTTTGGAAGCCTTGATGAATTAAAGCAGGCAGAGCTGGACATAAATGAAAAATGGGTATTTTTATTTCAGACAACTTATAACAGATTTATATTTCAGGAGATAAATGACTATATAATAAACAGATTCATTAATTATAAAGTAGTAAAGACTATCTGCGGAGCAACACATCAGAGACAGTCGGCGATTGAAAAGCTGGCACAGGAAGTAGACGCAGTTTTTATAATAGGAAGCGAGCAGAGCTCAAATACAAAAAAGCTTTATCAGATATCAAAAAATCTTAATGAAAAAAGTTATCTGATTGAAAATAACGATGATATAAAGAAACATATGTTAGACGGAGTAAGAAAATTAGGAGTATCTGCGGGAGCATCCACTCCTGAAGAATTAATAGCAATAATAGAAAATAAAATAAAAGAACTGGAAGACTAA